One part of the Glycine soja cultivar W05 chromosome 11, ASM419377v2, whole genome shotgun sequence genome encodes these proteins:
- the LOC114376857 gene encoding uncharacterized protein LOC114376857 isoform X3: protein MTSIKSLRWLMRKKSGLSDGGKSSFKMKQLPFLAVLCTIMLFIVYRTTKYQYHQEEIDKKWSFWGQPKVYPSTSGKLKGLPRGIIHDNSDLELRPLWSRSNSRSKAVYSNSNLLAVPVGIKQKQNVDAMVQKFLRENFTIILFHYDGNVDGWWNLDWSSKAIHIVARNQTKWWFAKRFLHPDIVSIYDYIFLWDEDLGVEHFSPSRYVEIIKREGLEISQPALDPNSTEIHHKITIRARTKKFHRRVYERRGSTRCSDLSEGPPCTGFVEGMAPVFSRSAWYCTWHLIQNDLVHGWGVDMKLGYCAQGDRTKKVGVVDSEYVFHQGIQTLGGSGHRMTKKQGGVGIDVRTEIRRQSTWEFEIFKERWNEAIAADKNWVDPFKSDQRRIRKRRDTQRLPKNNI, encoded by the exons ATGACGTCGATCAAATCATTGAGATGGCTGATGAGAAAAAAGAGTGGATTGTCTGATGGG GgtaaatcaagtttcaagatgaAACAGCTGCCTTTTCTGGCAGTTTTGTGcacaataatgttattcattGTGTATAGAACTACAAAGTATCAGTATCACCAAGAAGAG ATTGACAAAAAATGGAGTTTCTGGGGACAACCAAAG GTGTATCCTTCAACTTCTGGGAAGTTGAAAGGCTTGCCACGAGGTATAATACATGATAATTCTGATTTGGAGTTAAGACCATTATGGTCGAGAAGTAATTCAAGATCAAAG GCTGTTTACTCTAACTCTAACTTACTGGCAGTTCCAGTTGGTATTAAACAAAAGCAGAATGTTGATGCTATGGTGCAAAAG TTTCTTCGAGAAAACttcacaattattttattcCATTATGATGGCAATGTGGATGGATGGTGGAATCTTGACTGGAGTAGCAAGGCCATACATATTGTTGCTCGGAATCAAACAAAGTG GTGGTTTGCAAAAAGGTTTCTACATCCAGATATTGTCTCTATTTATGATTATATCTTTCTCTGGGACGAGGATCTAGGTGTGGAGCATTTTTCACCTTCAAG ATATGTTgaaattataaagagagaaggTTTGGAGATATCTCAACCAGCTCTTGACCCAAATTCAACGGAGATACATCATAAAATTACAATTAGAGCTAGAACCAAGAAATTTCATAG AAGAGTCTATGAACGCAGAGGCAGTACAAGGTGTTCAGATTTAAGTGAGGGACCACCATGCACTGG GTTTGTGGAAGGTATGGCTCCGGTTTTCTCTCGATCTGCCTGGTACTGTACTTGGCATCTTATACAG AATGACCTTGTCCATGGATGGGGAGTGGATATGAAGCTAGGATATTGTGCACAG GGAGATCGAACTAAAAAGGTGGGAGTTGTTGACAGCGAATATGTTTTTCACCAGGGAATACAAACTCTGGGGGGGAGTGGTCACAGAATGACAAAG AAACAAGGTGGAGTAGGAATTGATGTGCGAACTGAG ATAAGAAGGCAATCAACATGGGAATTTGAAATCTTCAAAGAGCGGTGGAATGAAGCCATTGCTGCAGACAAAAACTGGGTTGATCCCTTTAAGAGTGACCAAAGACGCATAAGAAAACGGCGTGACACCCAACGCCTTCCTAAGAacaatatttaa
- the LOC114376857 gene encoding uncharacterized protein LOC114376857 isoform X1, with the protein MTSIKSLRWLMRKKSGLSDGGKSSFKMKQLPFLAVLCTIMLFIVYRTTKYQYHQEEIDKKWSFWGQPKVYPSTSGKLKGLPRGIIHDNSDLELRPLWSRSNSRSKAVYSNSNLLAVPVGIKQKQNVDAMVQKFLRENFTIILFHYDGNVDGWWNLDWSSKAIHIVARNQTKWWFAKRFLHPDIVSIYDYIFLWDEDLGVEHFSPSRYVEIIKREGLEISQPALDPNSTEIHHKITIRARTKKFHRRVYERRGSTRCSDLSEGPPCTGFVEGMAPVFSRSAWYCTWHLIQNDLVHGWGVDMKLGYCAQGDRTKKVGVVDSEYVFHQGIQTLGGSGHRMTKVSKPQRTTMQKQGGVGIDVRTEIRRQSTWEFEIFKERWNEAIAADKNWVDPFKSDQRRIRKRRDTQRLPKNNI; encoded by the exons ATGACGTCGATCAAATCATTGAGATGGCTGATGAGAAAAAAGAGTGGATTGTCTGATGGG GgtaaatcaagtttcaagatgaAACAGCTGCCTTTTCTGGCAGTTTTGTGcacaataatgttattcattGTGTATAGAACTACAAAGTATCAGTATCACCAAGAAGAG ATTGACAAAAAATGGAGTTTCTGGGGACAACCAAAG GTGTATCCTTCAACTTCTGGGAAGTTGAAAGGCTTGCCACGAGGTATAATACATGATAATTCTGATTTGGAGTTAAGACCATTATGGTCGAGAAGTAATTCAAGATCAAAG GCTGTTTACTCTAACTCTAACTTACTGGCAGTTCCAGTTGGTATTAAACAAAAGCAGAATGTTGATGCTATGGTGCAAAAG TTTCTTCGAGAAAACttcacaattattttattcCATTATGATGGCAATGTGGATGGATGGTGGAATCTTGACTGGAGTAGCAAGGCCATACATATTGTTGCTCGGAATCAAACAAAGTG GTGGTTTGCAAAAAGGTTTCTACATCCAGATATTGTCTCTATTTATGATTATATCTTTCTCTGGGACGAGGATCTAGGTGTGGAGCATTTTTCACCTTCAAG ATATGTTgaaattataaagagagaaggTTTGGAGATATCTCAACCAGCTCTTGACCCAAATTCAACGGAGATACATCATAAAATTACAATTAGAGCTAGAACCAAGAAATTTCATAG AAGAGTCTATGAACGCAGAGGCAGTACAAGGTGTTCAGATTTAAGTGAGGGACCACCATGCACTGG GTTTGTGGAAGGTATGGCTCCGGTTTTCTCTCGATCTGCCTGGTACTGTACTTGGCATCTTATACAG AATGACCTTGTCCATGGATGGGGAGTGGATATGAAGCTAGGATATTGTGCACAG GGAGATCGAACTAAAAAGGTGGGAGTTGTTGACAGCGAATATGTTTTTCACCAGGGAATACAAACTCTGGGGGGGAGTGGTCACAGAATGACAAAG gtTTCAAAGCCACAAAGAACAACTATG CAGAAACAAGGTGGAGTAGGAATTGATGTGCGAACTGAG ATAAGAAGGCAATCAACATGGGAATTTGAAATCTTCAAAGAGCGGTGGAATGAAGCCATTGCTGCAGACAAAAACTGGGTTGATCCCTTTAAGAGTGACCAAAGACGCATAAGAAAACGGCGTGACACCCAACGCCTTCCTAAGAacaatatttaa
- the LOC114376857 gene encoding uncharacterized protein LOC114376857 isoform X2 — protein MTSIKSLRWLMRKKSGLSDGGKSSFKMKQLPFLAVLCTIMLFIVYRTTKYQYHQEEIDKKWSFWGQPKVYPSTSGKLKGLPRGIIHDNSDLELRPLWSRSNSRSKAVYSNSNLLAVPVGIKQKQNVDAMVQKFLRENFTIILFHYDGNVDGWWNLDWSSKAIHIVARNQTKWWFAKRFLHPDIVSIYDYIFLWDEDLGVEHFSPSRYVEIIKREGLEISQPALDPNSTEIHHKITIRARTKKFHRRVYERRGSTRCSDLSEGPPCTGFVEGMAPVFSRSAWYCTWHLIQNDLVHGWGVDMKLGYCAQGDRTKKVGVVDSEYVFHQGIQTLGGSGHRMTKVSKPQRTTMKQGGVGIDVRTEIRRQSTWEFEIFKERWNEAIAADKNWVDPFKSDQRRIRKRRDTQRLPKNNI, from the exons ATGACGTCGATCAAATCATTGAGATGGCTGATGAGAAAAAAGAGTGGATTGTCTGATGGG GgtaaatcaagtttcaagatgaAACAGCTGCCTTTTCTGGCAGTTTTGTGcacaataatgttattcattGTGTATAGAACTACAAAGTATCAGTATCACCAAGAAGAG ATTGACAAAAAATGGAGTTTCTGGGGACAACCAAAG GTGTATCCTTCAACTTCTGGGAAGTTGAAAGGCTTGCCACGAGGTATAATACATGATAATTCTGATTTGGAGTTAAGACCATTATGGTCGAGAAGTAATTCAAGATCAAAG GCTGTTTACTCTAACTCTAACTTACTGGCAGTTCCAGTTGGTATTAAACAAAAGCAGAATGTTGATGCTATGGTGCAAAAG TTTCTTCGAGAAAACttcacaattattttattcCATTATGATGGCAATGTGGATGGATGGTGGAATCTTGACTGGAGTAGCAAGGCCATACATATTGTTGCTCGGAATCAAACAAAGTG GTGGTTTGCAAAAAGGTTTCTACATCCAGATATTGTCTCTATTTATGATTATATCTTTCTCTGGGACGAGGATCTAGGTGTGGAGCATTTTTCACCTTCAAG ATATGTTgaaattataaagagagaaggTTTGGAGATATCTCAACCAGCTCTTGACCCAAATTCAACGGAGATACATCATAAAATTACAATTAGAGCTAGAACCAAGAAATTTCATAG AAGAGTCTATGAACGCAGAGGCAGTACAAGGTGTTCAGATTTAAGTGAGGGACCACCATGCACTGG GTTTGTGGAAGGTATGGCTCCGGTTTTCTCTCGATCTGCCTGGTACTGTACTTGGCATCTTATACAG AATGACCTTGTCCATGGATGGGGAGTGGATATGAAGCTAGGATATTGTGCACAG GGAGATCGAACTAAAAAGGTGGGAGTTGTTGACAGCGAATATGTTTTTCACCAGGGAATACAAACTCTGGGGGGGAGTGGTCACAGAATGACAAAG gtTTCAAAGCCACAAAGAACAACTATG AAACAAGGTGGAGTAGGAATTGATGTGCGAACTGAG ATAAGAAGGCAATCAACATGGGAATTTGAAATCTTCAAAGAGCGGTGGAATGAAGCCATTGCTGCAGACAAAAACTGGGTTGATCCCTTTAAGAGTGACCAAAGACGCATAAGAAAACGGCGTGACACCCAACGCCTTCCTAAGAacaatatttaa
- the LOC114376857 gene encoding uncharacterized protein LOC114376857 isoform X4 has protein sequence MTSIKSLRWLMRKKSGLSDGGKSSFKMKQLPFLAVLCTIMLFIVYRTTKYQYHQEEVYPSTSGKLKGLPRGIIHDNSDLELRPLWSRSNSRSKAVYSNSNLLAVPVGIKQKQNVDAMVQKFLRENFTIILFHYDGNVDGWWNLDWSSKAIHIVARNQTKWWFAKRFLHPDIVSIYDYIFLWDEDLGVEHFSPSRYVEIIKREGLEISQPALDPNSTEIHHKITIRARTKKFHRRVYERRGSTRCSDLSEGPPCTGFVEGMAPVFSRSAWYCTWHLIQNDLVHGWGVDMKLGYCAQGDRTKKVGVVDSEYVFHQGIQTLGGSGHRMTKVSKPQRTTMQKQGGVGIDVRTEIRRQSTWEFEIFKERWNEAIAADKNWVDPFKSDQRRIRKRRDTQRLPKNNI, from the exons ATGACGTCGATCAAATCATTGAGATGGCTGATGAGAAAAAAGAGTGGATTGTCTGATGGG GgtaaatcaagtttcaagatgaAACAGCTGCCTTTTCTGGCAGTTTTGTGcacaataatgttattcattGTGTATAGAACTACAAAGTATCAGTATCACCAAGAAGAG GTGTATCCTTCAACTTCTGGGAAGTTGAAAGGCTTGCCACGAGGTATAATACATGATAATTCTGATTTGGAGTTAAGACCATTATGGTCGAGAAGTAATTCAAGATCAAAG GCTGTTTACTCTAACTCTAACTTACTGGCAGTTCCAGTTGGTATTAAACAAAAGCAGAATGTTGATGCTATGGTGCAAAAG TTTCTTCGAGAAAACttcacaattattttattcCATTATGATGGCAATGTGGATGGATGGTGGAATCTTGACTGGAGTAGCAAGGCCATACATATTGTTGCTCGGAATCAAACAAAGTG GTGGTTTGCAAAAAGGTTTCTACATCCAGATATTGTCTCTATTTATGATTATATCTTTCTCTGGGACGAGGATCTAGGTGTGGAGCATTTTTCACCTTCAAG ATATGTTgaaattataaagagagaaggTTTGGAGATATCTCAACCAGCTCTTGACCCAAATTCAACGGAGATACATCATAAAATTACAATTAGAGCTAGAACCAAGAAATTTCATAG AAGAGTCTATGAACGCAGAGGCAGTACAAGGTGTTCAGATTTAAGTGAGGGACCACCATGCACTGG GTTTGTGGAAGGTATGGCTCCGGTTTTCTCTCGATCTGCCTGGTACTGTACTTGGCATCTTATACAG AATGACCTTGTCCATGGATGGGGAGTGGATATGAAGCTAGGATATTGTGCACAG GGAGATCGAACTAAAAAGGTGGGAGTTGTTGACAGCGAATATGTTTTTCACCAGGGAATACAAACTCTGGGGGGGAGTGGTCACAGAATGACAAAG gtTTCAAAGCCACAAAGAACAACTATG CAGAAACAAGGTGGAGTAGGAATTGATGTGCGAACTGAG ATAAGAAGGCAATCAACATGGGAATTTGAAATCTTCAAAGAGCGGTGGAATGAAGCCATTGCTGCAGACAAAAACTGGGTTGATCCCTTTAAGAGTGACCAAAGACGCATAAGAAAACGGCGTGACACCCAACGCCTTCCTAAGAacaatatttaa